A part of Biomphalaria glabrata chromosome 3, xgBioGlab47.1, whole genome shotgun sequence genomic DNA contains:
- the LOC106069272 gene encoding neudesin-like: MFKFFAFLFIVNFSTLSVHAKYKLKEVNVVSNGKPVRIFTAAELKSYDGSNEKEPIYMGIKGVVFDVTEGKRFYGKDASYNALVGIDSTRAVAKMSLEPEDLTSDVTGLEDTHLKALDDTFEGTYMAKYPVVGYMDYLVEKYPEKFANLETVTKVEL; this comes from the exons ATGTTTAAgttctttgcttttttatttatagttaatTTTTCAACACTATCCGTTCATGCAAAATATAAATTGAAAGAAGTAAATGTGGTATCCAATGGTAAGCCTGTCAGGATATTCACAGCTGCCGAGTTAAAGAGTTACGATGGTTCG aatgaAAAAGAGCCAATATATATGGGTATCAAAGGAGTTGTATTTGATGTCACTGAAGGAAAAA GATTTTATGGTAAGGATGCCTCCTACAATGCATTAGTTGGGATAGACAGCACACGAGCTGTGGCCAAAATGTCTTTAGAACCTGAGGATTTAACTAGTGATGTC ACTGGCCTAGAAGATACTCATCTCAAAGCCTTGGATGACACATTTGAAGGTACTTACATGGCCAAATACCCAGTTGTTGGTTACATGGACTATCTAGTAGAGAAATACCCAGAGAAATTTGCCAACTTAGAAACTGTCACAAAAGTTGAATtatag